From the Takifugu flavidus isolate HTHZ2018 chromosome 12, ASM371156v2, whole genome shotgun sequence genome, one window contains:
- the LOC130534579 gene encoding spectrin beta chain, non-erythrocytic 4-like isoform X3, producing the protein MANASSDLDNAEAQRQLNNNNRSIGSGFWETECTSSKLFECSRIKALADERDAVQKKTFTKWVNSHLSRVSCRISDLYNDLRDGYMLTRLLEVLSGELLPRPTRGRMRIHCLENVDKALQFLKEQRVHLENVGSHDIVDGNHRLTLGLIWTIILRFQIQVIKIETEDNRETRSAKDALLLWCQMKTAGYSEVNIQNFTTCWRDGLAFNALIHRHRPDLIEFHKLTRSNATHNLQLAFNVAEQHLGLTKLLDPEDVNTENPDEKSIITYVVSYYHYFSKMKALIVEGKRVGKVLDSCIEAENIVNRYEALASDLLDWIEKTIAVISNQKFANSLTGVQQQLQAFTTYCTIEKPIKFQEKGNLEVLLFTIQSKLRANNQKPYVPHDGKLISDINKAWERLEKAEHERGVSLRKELIRQEKLELLAQRFDHKTTMRQAWLNENQRLVSQDNFGYDLPAVEAAMKKHEAIEADIASYEERIGVVVELSAEMESEGYYDIRRILARKENILGQWKLLKELVAGRRTRLEKNLALQKIFQDMVYMIDWMEDTQVQLLSKDYGKHLLEVEDLLQKHSLQEADIAVQAERVESLNKAALKFTTIEGYQPCDPQVICNRVNHVSSCLEELKQLASKRCNDLEESRELWAFLQELEESEAWIREKSAILGAQGFGKDLTSVLKLLQKHKTLAGELLAHRSLLQNTIKQGKQILSEKSLGTAGMQEHLMELKNQWKRLEDQAAQRLGHLQEALNFFQFSTEMNDLVAWLQDAYRLVSSEDFGHDEYSTQSLLKKHRGVSEAIDKHRLHVVTLHKHMVALALHYRDQEEVQVRMVEVEQLYTEVVDVAVLRQQWLHDALAVYRMFSEVNACELWIDEKEQWLDKMEIPEKLDDVEVVAHRFESLDQEMNSLMGRILDVNQIVQQLLDGGHPSSTEVRSCQDHLNSRWNSIVELVEQKKNQLNSMLRLQNYLLECVEIKSQIQDKRKAIDATQYMGSDLGGVMALQRRLSTMEGALSVLEPKLLHLQEEAENLATAHPSRAMEVLVPFDDLSVEWEELKHTLQGCEDSLMVASRLQSFIQDLDSFLTWLVQTQTVAASDQLPNDLEEAETLINKHAALKEEIGRYEEDYERLQSMNELLDSDEAPLPQAALQQWLQKLDVGWNKLLEMWESRREVLVQAHIFHLFLRDVKQAESLLNNQESALAHVELPTTVETVEASIKKHKDFTTTMELNLHRIKAVIEAGESLISQNNIYSERIRERIDTLAKRGNQNRELAQQWLEKLNIQWEVQRFLQNCHEIGDWVYEKMLMARDSSRDETQKLHKKWLKHQAFMAELAQNKEWLGKIEKEGQQLIQEKPELSPVVRKKLEEIRDCWQDLESTTQAKARQLFEANKADLVVQSYESLDQRLNQLEDQLSYVDQGQDLTGVNNQLKKLQTMENQMEAWYKEVGQLQVQVATIPQQTQVKETVTEHQSAVEARMVRLIEPLKERRRILLASKELHQVGRDLEDEILWIQERLPMAMSQEHGATLQEVQQLMKKNQTLQRELQGHKSKLEDVLERAGIIASIRSPEADNIRAGHDQVAQLWNLLWVETERRQLVLDAMYQAQQYFFDTAEVEAWLSEQELHMMNEEKGKDEPSTLQLLKKHLVLEQTIEDYAETIGLLSQQCRQLLEMGHPDCELISKRQSQIDRLYVSLKDLVEERKSRLEQQYWLYQLNREVDELEQWIAQKEVVASSPELGQDFEHVTVLQDKFTKFATETGSVGQERVTAVNQMVDELIDYGHSEAATIAEWKDGVNEAWADLLELMETRSQMLAASHQLHKFFSDCREVLTQIDDKHRRLPEVRAKQGNTANTSTLQRLLHGFEQDIQLLVTQVRHLQESAAQLRTVYAGEKAEAIACCEHEVMQSWKELLTSCEECRLEITTETDKLKFFGMVRDQIIWMDSIICQIGTGEKPRDVSSVEVLMNYHQSLKSEVEARSRSTLECIEMGKTLLAVRNPAAEEIKEKLEKVVAKQHELSEKWDKHWEVLQQLLEVHQFAQEAVVAEAWLTAQEPLIKSSQLGESVDEVEQLIRRHEAFRKAAATWEERFSSLRRLTTVEKLKAEQSKLPPTPMLGRKVFLDPQDAIPSPATLPRLPISPVTRQTIYEQNDASSPPSPSPATPTPSPSSVARRLGSTVANYTPVMNGSSYRHTLEPRHAGVVGVAAGLGQPSPSSIASIATAAMLVSANQMRESANTTKEQATKAVSHMQPVQAARTLEAKSSPYLRQPKIKHIGDAVTPLLVASRLEKVREKGRERELMMGEIGTGRAEVAVMAEVVLQEPGRERLHSDPSRGTPGLRGDHAEPQVQTNTFHRDHRIERQLSSEQLIQARRDELPPEVWREHAERRERRTLERQTSSEQEGHGGLDVRRRERDRHRLERQESSEHDTGHSDRRSGGGERRSTMAEIVEQVQEREAAQARGEVPRLPNGIPEKSSRPDRPRARDRPKPRRRPRPREAGDMTARRSRSAPAQSSPAVPQPPTHTAHHEGFLFRKLDIESLKKSTNR; encoded by the exons ATGGCTAATGCCTCCTCAGACCTGGACAATGCAGAAGCCCAACGCcagctcaacaacaacaaccgaTCGATTGGTTCAGGGTTCTGGGAGACAGAGTGTACCAGTTCTAAGCTGTTTGAGTGCTCCCGAATCAAGGCCCTGGCAG ATGAACGAGATGCAGTACAGAAGAAAACGTTCACCAAATGGGTTAACTCGCATCTGTCCAGAGTGTCCTGTCGCATATCTGACCTTTACAACGACCTGAGGGATGGATACATGCTCACCCGACTTCTGGAGGTCCTCAGTGGAGAGCTTTTG CCAAGGCCTACACGAGGTCGGATGCGGATCCATTGCCTCGAGAATGTTGACAAAGCTCTACAATTCCTCAAAGAGCAACGGGTCCATCTAGAAAATGTTGGTTCCCACGATATCGTGGATGGAAACCACCGCCTCACCTTAGGCCTTATCTGGACTATCATTCTTCGCTTTCAG ATCCAGGTAATCAAAATAGAGACAGAAGACAACAGAGAAACTCGCTCTGCCAAGGATGCCCTACTGCTCTGGTGCCAGATGAAGACAGCAGG GTATTCGGAAGTCAACATCCAAAATTTTACCACTTGCTGGAGAGATGGTCTTGCCTTTAACGCCCTTATACACAGACACAG ACCTGACCTGATAGAATTCCACAAGCTGACACGTTCAAATGCAACTCACAACCTCCAGTTAGCCTTCAACGTTGCTGAGCAGCACCTTGGTCTCACTAAACTTTTGGACCCTGAAG ATGTAAACACAGAGAATCCAGATGAAAAATCCATCATCACATATGTGGTTTCCTACTACCACTATTTCTCTAAGATGAAGGCCCTTATTGTAGAGGGCAAGAGGGTTggcaag GTACTAGACAGTTGCATTGAGGCAGAGAACATCGTTAATCGCTATGAGGCTTTGGCCTCAGACCTGCTGGACTGGATAGAAAAGACCATTGCAGTTATCAGTAACCAGAAGTTTGCTAACTCACTGACTGgagttcagcagcagctgcaagcCTTTACAACCTACTGCACTATAGAGAAGCCCATCAA ATTTCAGGAGAAGGGGAATCTTGAAGTTCTTCTCTTTACCATCCAAAGCAAACTCAGAGCCAACAACCAGAAACCCTATGTGCCTCATGATGGAAAACTTATCTCAGACATCAACAAG GCGTGGGAGAGACTAGAAAAGGCAGAACATGAGAGGGGGGTGTCATTGCGCAAGGAGCTGATTcgccaggagaagctggagcttCTGGCTCAGCGTTTTGACCACAAAACTACCATGAGACAAGCATGGCTCAATGAAAACCAGAGACTTGTGTCACAG GACAATTTTGGTTACGACTTACCCGCAGTTGAGGCTGCGATGAAGAAACATGAGGCAATCGAGGCAGATATAGCCTCATACGAGGAGAGGattggggtggtggtggagcttTCAGCTGAGATGGAATCAGAAGGATACTATGATATCCGACGTATCTTAGCACGAAAGGAGAACATACTTGGCCAATGGAAATTGTTGAAAGAGTTGGTGGCTGGCAGGAGGACACGTCTAGAGAAGAACTTGGCATTGCAGAAGATTTTCCAGGACATGGTGTATATGATTGATTGGATGGAGGACACACAG GTCCAACTGCTGTCAAAAGATTATGGGAAGCATCTTCTGGAGGTGGAAGATCTGCTGCAGAAGCACAGCCTTCAGGAAGCAGACATTGCAGTGCAAGCAGAAAGGGTGGAGTCACTCAACAAAGCTGCACTTAAATTTACCACTATAGAGG GTTATCAACCTTGTGACCCCCAGGTGATCTGTAACCGTGTGAATCATGTTAGTTcgtgtctggaggagctgaaacaaCTGGCATCTAAAAGATGCAATGACCTTGAGGAGTCGAGAGAGCTGTGGGCCTTTCTTCAG GAGTTGGAGGAATCAGAGGCATGGATCAGGGAGAAAAGCGCCATCTTGGGAGCTCAGGGTTTCGGGAAGGACCTGACAAGCGTGCTGAAATTACTTCAAAAACACAAGACTTTGGCTGGAGAACTACTAGCTCACCGGTCCCTGCTGCAA AACACCATCAAGCAAGGGAAGCAGATACTGAGTGAGAAGAGCCTCGGTACAGCAGGGATGCAGGAGCACCTCATGGAGTTGAAGAACCAGTGGAAGAGGCTGGAGGATCAGGCAGCCCAGCGTCTCGGCCATCTCCAGGAAGCACTAAATTTCTTTCAGTTCTCCACCGAGATGAACGACCTGGTTGCCTGGCTGCAGGATGCTTACCGCCTGGTCTCAAGTGAAGACTTTGGACATGATGAGTACTCCACACAgtccctgctgaagaaacaCAGAGGGGTCAGCGAGGCTATCGACAAACATCGACTACATGTCGTGACATTACATAAGCACATGGTGGCATTGGCTCTACATTACCGGGACCAAGAG GAAGTGCAAGTGCGTATGGTAGAGGTGGAGCAGCTGTACACCGAGGTGGTTGATGTGGCCGTGCTCAGACAGCAGTGGCTTCATGATGCCCTGGCCGTCTACCGCATGTTCAGTGAGGTGAATGCCTGCGAGCTGTGGATTGATGAGAAGGAGCAGTGGTTGGACAAGATGGAGATCCCAGAGAAACTGGATGATGTGGAGGTGGTAgcacacag GTTTGAAAGCCTGGACCAGGAGATGAATAGCCTGATGGGAAGGATCTTGGATGTCAATCAGATAGTTCAGCAGCTTTTGGACGGAGGTCATCCATCTTCCACAGAGGTCAGAAGTTGTCAAGATCACCTCAACTCCAG gtggaacagcaTCGTGGAACTGGTCGAGCAGAAGAAAAATCAGTTAAATTCCATGCTGCGTCTGCAGAACTACCTATTGGAATGTGTCGAAATCAAATCTCAGATTCAGGATAAAAGAAAAGCCATTGATGCCACTCAATACATGGGCAGTGACCTGGGAGGTGTAATGGCTTTGCAAAGACGGCTTTCCACAATGGAGGGAGCTCTATCTGTCCTGGAgcccaaactgctgcacctgcaG gaagaggcagaaaatcTGGCAACTGCCCACCCCAGCCGGGCCATGGAGGTTCTGGTGCCCTTTGATGACCTCAGTGTGGAGTGGGAAGAGCTTAAACACACTCTTCAGGGTTGTGAGGACTCACTAATGGTTGCAAGCAGACTACAAAGTTTCATACAG GACCTGGATTCGTTCCTCACCTGGTTGGTCCAAACACAGACAGTAGCCGCTTCAGACCAGCTTCCCAATGACCTGGAGGAGGCCGAGACCCTCATCAACAAACATGCAGCACTGAAGGAGGAGATCGGAAG ATATGAGGAGGACTATGAACGACTGCAGTCCATGAATGAGCTGCTGGATTCTGATGAAGCACCTCTCCCTCAGGCTGCCCTGCAGCAATGGCTGCAAAAGCTCGATGTTGGGTGGAACAAGCTGTTGGAGATGTGGGAGAGCAGAAGGGAGGTTCTGGTTCAGGCTCACATTTTCCACCTCTTTCTGCGAGATGTCAAGCAGGCCGAATCACTGCTCAACAACCAG GAGTCGGCCCTGGCTCACGTGGAGCTGCCCACCACTGTAGAAACAGTGGAGGCTTCCATAAAGAAACACAAGGACTTCACCACAACCATGGAGCTGAACCTGCACAGGATCAAAGCTGTGATCGAGGCTGGAGAGAGTCTGATCAGCCAGAATAACATCTACTCTGAACGCATCCGCGAGCGCATCGACACCCTCGCTAAAAG AGGTAATCAGAACCGAGAGTTGGCCCAGCAGTGGCTGGAGAAATTGAACATCCAGTGGGAAGTTCAAAGGTTCCTTCAAAACTGTCACGAG ATTGGAGATTGGGTTTATGAGAAGATGCTGATGGCGAGGGACAGCAGCCGAGACGAGACCCAAAAACTTCATAAGAAATGGTTGAAGCACCAGGCCTTCATGGCTGAGTTGGCCCAAAACAAGGAATGGCTAGGTAAAATTGAAAAG GAGGGCCAGCAGCTAATTCAAGAGAAGCCAGAGCTCAGCCCAGTGGTCCGTAAAAAGTTGGAGGAGATCAGAGACTGCTGGCAGGATCTTGAGAGCACCACCCAGGCCAAAGCCCGGCAGCTCTTCGAGGCCAACAAGGCCGACCTGGTCGTGCAAAGCTATGAGAGCCTGGACCAGAGACTGAATCAGCTGGAGGATCAGCTGTCCTATGTTGACCAGGGTCAGGACCTCACTGGTGTCAACAATCAGCTGAAGAAACTACAA ACCATGGAGAACCAAATGGAAGCGTGGTACAAAGAAGTGGGACAACTTCAAGTGCAGGTGGCCACCATCccacaacaaacacaagtgaAAGAGACGGTTACTGAGCATCAGAGCGCAGTGGAAGCCAGGATGGTTCGTCTGATTGAGCCGCTGAAGGAGCGAAGACGAATCCTTTTAGCATCCAAAGAACTTCACCAAGTTGGACGGGACCTGGAGGATGAGATT TTGTGGATTCAGGAGCGCCTCCCAATGGCCATGTCGCAGGAGCATGGAGCCACGCTTCAGGAAGTCCAGCagctaatgaaaaaaaatcag ACACTTCAGAGGGAGCTGCAGGGCCACAAAAGCAAGCTTGAAGATGTCCTGGAGAGAGCAGGAATCATTGCATCTATTCGCAGCCCAGAGGCAGACAACATTAGGGCAGGCCATGATCAGGTGGCACAGCTATGGAACCTTCTCTGGGTGGAAACTGAAAGGAGGCAGCTGGTCCTTGATGCCATGTACCAGGCTCAGCAGTACTTCTTCGACACAGCTGAGGTGGAGGCCTGGCTCAGTGAGCAGGAGCTGCATATGATGAATGAAGAGAAAGGGAAG GACGAGCCGAgcacgctgcagctgctgaagaaacaTTTGGTGCTTGAACAGACCATCGAGGACTATGCTGAGACCATCGGCTTGCTGTCACAGCAGTGCCGGCAGCTGTTAGAGATGGGACATCCCGACTG TGAGCTCATCAGCAAACGTCAGTCACAGATTGACCGTCTGTACGTGTCACTGAAGGACCTggtggaggaaagaaagagtCGTCTGGAGCAACAGTACTGGCTCTACCAACTCAACAGGGAGGTGGACGAGCTGGAACAGTGGATTGCTCAGAAGGAGGTGGTGGCCAGCTCCCCTGAACTGGGTCAAGATTTTGAGCATGTCACT GTGCTGCAAGACAAGTTTACAAAGTTTGCAACTGAGACAGGCAGTGTGGGCCAAGAGCGGGTGACAGCAGTCAACCAAATGGTGGACGAGCTCATTGACTATGGCCACTCGGAGGCAGCCACCATCGCTGAATGGAAGGATGGGGTGAACGAGGCCTGGGCTGACCTCCTGGAGTTAATGGAGACTCGCTCACAGATGCTTGCAGCCTCGCACCAACTTCACAAGttcttctctgactgtagagaG GTTTTGACTCAGATTGATGACAAGCACCGAAGGCTACCAGAAGTCCGGGCAAAACAGGGAAACACCGCCAACACCAGCACCCTACAGAGACTCCTGCACGGTTTTGAACAAGACATACAGCTGCTAGTCACGCAG GTGCGTCACCTGCAGGAGAGTGCAGCTCAGCTGAGGACGGTGTACGCTGGCGAGAAGGCCGAAGCCATCGCATGTTGCGAGCATGAAGTAATGCAGTCCTGGAAGGAGCTACTGACTTCCTGCGAGGAATGTCGCCTAGAAATAACTACTGAGACAGACAAGCTGAAATTCTTTGGAATGGTCCGCGATCAGATCATTTGGATGGACTCCATCATCTGTCAGATTGGGACAGGAGAGAAACCCAG GGACGTTTCCTCGGTTGAGGTGCTGATGAATTATCACCAGAGTCTTAAGAGTGAAGTGGAGGCCCGTAGTCGGAGTACGCTGGAGTGTATTGAGATGGGAAAAACCTTGTTGGCCGTTAGAAacccagcagcagaagag ATTAAGGAAAAGCTGGAAAAGGTGGTTGCTAAGCAACACGAGTTGTCTGAAAAGTGGGACAAGCACTGGGAAGTCCTACAGCAAT TGTTGGAGGTTCACCAGTTTGCCCAAGAAGCGGTGGTGGCAGAAGCATGGTTGACTGCTCAGGAGCCATTAATCAAAAGCAGTCAGCTGGGCGAAAGTGTTGACGAGGTAGAGCAGCTTATTCGTCGACACGAAGCATTCCGCAAGGCAGCAGCAACCTGGGAGGAGAGATTTAGCTCACTGCGACGGCTCACCACG GTAGAAAAATTAAAAGCAGAGCAAAGTAAACTACCCCCAACCCCAATGCTAGGTCGTAAAGTCTTCCTGGATCCCCAAGATGCCATCCCCAGTCCCGCCACACTTCCCCGCCTCCCAATTTCCCCTGTCACAAGACAAACCATCTATGAGCAAAATGATGCTAGCTCACCCCCCTCTCCTTCACCTGCGACCCCAACAccctctccttcttctgtgGCTCGTCGGTTGGGGTCAACAGTTGCTAACTACACGCCTGTGATGAATGGTTCCAGTTACCGCCATACTCTAGAGCCGCGGCACGCTGgtgtggtgggtgtggctgCAGGACTGGGTCAGCCTTCACCTTCCTCAATTGCCTCAATTGCTACAGCAGCCATGCTAGTATCTGCCAATCAGATGCGGGAGAGTGCCAACACAACAAAAGAACAAGCCACAAAGGCAGTCAGTCACATGCAGCCAGTCCAAGCAGCAAGGACTCTAGAGGCAAAGTCATCCCCGTATCTACGGCAGCCCAAAATCAAACATATAGGTGATGCTGTGACGCCACTTTTAGTGGCCAGCCGACTGGAAAAGGTacgagagaaggggagagagagagaattaatGATGGGAGAGATAGGGACAGGGAGAGCGGAAGTGGCTGTGATGGCTGAGGTGGTGCTGCAGGAGCCAGGCCGGGAGCGTCTGCACAGCGACCCCTCCAGAGGGACTCCGGGTCTACGGGGTGACCACGCCGAGCCTCAGGTCCAGACTAATACCTTCCACAGGGATCACAGGATAGAAAGGCAGCTTTCCAGCGAACAGCTGATTCAGGCGCGCAGGGACGAGCTGCCTCCAGAAGTGTGGAGGGAACATGCTGAGAGGAGGGAACGGCGGACACTCGAGAGGCAAACGTCCAGTGAGCAGGAGGGTCATGGAGGCCTTGATGTTAGGCGaagagagagggacagacacCGCCTGGAGAGACAGGAGTCCAGCGAGCATGACACCGGACACTCAGACCGACGCTCAGGAGGAGG AGAAAGGAGATCAACTATGGCAGAAATTGTAGAGCAAGTACAGGAACGAGAAGCAGCACAG GCCCGGGGTGAAGTCCCCCGTCTTCCTAATGGTATTCCAGAGAAGTCTTCCCGTCCTGACCGACCTCGAGCTCGGGACAGGCCTAAACCGCGGCGTCGACCGCGCCCCAGAGAAGCAGGAGACATGACAGCACGAAGGTCGAGATCGGCTCCAGCGCAGAGCAGCCCCGCAGTGCCTCAGCCACCAACCCACACTGCGCACCACGAAGGCTTCCTTTTCCGCAAGCTGGACATCGAGAGCCTGAAGAAGAGCACTAATAG ATGA